The Aureimonas mangrovi genome includes a region encoding these proteins:
- the mmsA gene encoding multiple monosaccharide ABC transporter ATP-binding protein, whose product MRPILEMRGISKSFGPVKALQGVTLDVLPAEIHAICGENGAGKSTLMKVLSGVYPHGSYEGEIVYEGEERSFSTIKDSEALGIIIIHQELALIPLMSIAENIFLGNAPNRFGVIDRDAVHRRSKELLAKVGLADNPDTLVTHLGVGKQQLVEIAKALSKKVRLLILDEPTAALNERDSDALLDLLTEFRRQGIASILISHKLNEIAKVADRVTVLRDGRTVGTLDASGDAVPEDEIIRRMVDRDLDERYPARPEPKIGETVLSVRDWSVHHPDHPDRQVIKGIDFDVRRGEIVGIAGLMGTGRTEFAMSLFGRSWGTKIAGKVFVSGREVDVSTVPRAVRAGLAYVTEDRKHYGLVLGQDIRKNITLANLRGVSRAGVVDEVKEVAVAGEYRTRMRIRSSSVYQETGNLSGGNQQKVVLSKWLFSEPEVLILDEPTRGIDVGAKYEIYTIINDLADAGKGVVVISSEMPELIGICDRICVMNEGRFVGEFARAEASQEKIMQSIMRSAGRAR is encoded by the coding sequence ATGCGGCCCATTCTGGAAATGCGTGGAATCTCCAAATCCTTCGGCCCGGTCAAGGCGCTGCAGGGCGTGACGCTCGACGTCCTGCCCGCCGAAATCCACGCGATCTGCGGCGAGAACGGCGCCGGCAAATCGACGCTGATGAAGGTGCTTTCGGGCGTCTACCCGCACGGCTCCTACGAGGGCGAGATCGTCTACGAGGGCGAGGAGCGCTCCTTCTCGACCATCAAGGATTCCGAGGCGCTCGGCATCATCATCATCCACCAGGAGCTGGCGCTGATACCGTTGATGTCGATTGCCGAGAACATCTTCCTCGGCAACGCGCCGAACCGCTTCGGCGTGATCGACCGGGACGCCGTCCATCGCCGTTCCAAGGAGCTTCTGGCCAAGGTCGGCCTCGCCGACAATCCGGACACGCTGGTCACGCATCTGGGTGTCGGCAAGCAGCAACTCGTGGAGATCGCCAAGGCGCTGTCGAAGAAGGTGCGGCTGCTGATCCTCGACGAGCCGACGGCCGCGCTCAACGAGCGCGATTCCGACGCCCTGCTCGATCTCCTGACGGAGTTTCGCCGGCAGGGCATCGCGTCGATCCTGATCTCCCACAAGCTCAACGAAATCGCCAAGGTGGCGGACCGCGTGACGGTGCTGCGCGACGGGCGCACCGTCGGTACGCTGGACGCGTCGGGCGACGCCGTGCCCGAGGACGAGATCATCCGCCGTATGGTCGATCGTGACTTGGACGAGCGCTACCCGGCGCGCCCCGAACCGAAGATCGGCGAGACCGTCCTGTCGGTGCGGGACTGGAGCGTCCACCATCCCGATCATCCGGACCGGCAGGTCATCAAGGGCATAGACTTCGACGTCAGGCGCGGCGAGATCGTCGGTATCGCCGGGCTGATGGGCACGGGGCGCACCGAATTCGCGATGAGCCTCTTCGGCCGGTCCTGGGGCACGAAGATCGCCGGCAAGGTCTTCGTCAGCGGGCGGGAGGTAGACGTCTCCACCGTGCCGCGCGCGGTGCGGGCGGGGCTCGCCTATGTGACGGAGGACCGCAAGCATTACGGCCTCGTCCTCGGGCAGGACATCCGCAAGAACATCACGCTCGCCAATCTTCGCGGCGTCTCGCGCGCGGGGGTCGTCGACGAGGTGAAGGAGGTGGCCGTCGCGGGCGAGTATCGCACGCGCATGCGCATCCGCTCCTCGAGCGTCTACCAGGAGACGGGCAATCTCTCAGGCGGCAACCAGCAGAAGGTCGTCCTGTCGAAATGGCTCTTCTCGGAGCCGGAGGTGCTGATCCTCGACGAGCCGACGCGCGGCATCGACGTCGGCGCCAAATACGAGATCTACACCATCATCAACGATCTCGCCGACGCCGGAAAGGGCGTCGTCGTGATCTCATCGGAGATGCCGGAGCTGATCGGCATCTGCGACCGCATCTGCGTAATGAACGAGGGCCGCTTCGTCGGCGAGTTCGCGCGCGCCGAGGCGAGCCAGGAAAAGATCATGCAGTCCATCATGCGATCGGCCGGGAGGGCACGATGA
- the mmsB gene encoding multiple monosaccharide ABC transporter permease gives MSQNTTAASGRPSAAGFLKNNLREYGMLLSLVAIMAFFAYMTGGASLRPLNLTNLILQNSYIVVMALGMLMVIVSGHIDLSVGSVAGFIGALSGIMIVQWGLDPMLAALLCLVAGGCVGAAQGYWIAYFKVPSFIVTLAGMLVFRGLTLALLGGQRIGPFPPSFQSLSSGFIPDPFAGEGLRLLSVIIGVGIACAIVAANMRNRQRRVAHGIEDEPSGFFLVKNIAILAAISWVSWQISSYRGLPNVLMIMLVLIALYAFATTRTTIGRQVYAVGGNERAAKLSGVMTERLTFFTFVNMGVLAALAGLIFTARLNTATPQAGVGFELDVIAACFIGGASAYGGVGRVTGAVIGAMIMGVMNNGMSILGIGIDWQQVIKGLVLLGAVCIDVYNQRR, from the coding sequence ATGAGCCAGAACACCACGGCGGCGAGCGGGCGGCCCTCGGCCGCGGGCTTCCTGAAGAACAATCTGCGCGAATACGGGATGCTGCTCTCCCTCGTCGCGATCATGGCGTTCTTCGCCTACATGACGGGCGGAGCGAGCCTTCGCCCACTCAACCTCACCAACCTCATCTTGCAGAACTCCTACATCGTCGTCATGGCGCTCGGGATGCTGATGGTGATCGTCTCGGGCCATATCGACCTGTCGGTCGGCTCGGTGGCCGGCTTCATCGGCGCACTTTCCGGCATCATGATCGTGCAATGGGGGCTCGACCCCATGCTGGCGGCGCTTTTATGCCTCGTCGCCGGCGGCTGCGTGGGCGCCGCGCAGGGCTACTGGATCGCCTATTTCAAGGTGCCGTCGTTCATCGTAACGCTGGCCGGCATGCTGGTCTTCCGCGGACTGACGCTGGCGCTTCTGGGCGGCCAGCGGATCGGCCCGTTCCCGCCATCCTTCCAGTCCCTGTCCTCCGGCTTCATCCCGGACCCGTTCGCGGGGGAGGGGCTGCGGCTTCTCTCGGTGATCATCGGCGTCGGCATCGCCTGCGCGATCGTGGCCGCCAACATGCGCAACCGCCAGAGGCGTGTCGCCCACGGCATCGAGGACGAGCCGTCCGGCTTCTTCCTGGTCAAGAACATCGCGATCCTGGCGGCGATCTCCTGGGTTTCGTGGCAGATCTCGTCCTATCGCGGGCTGCCCAACGTTTTGATGATCATGCTGGTTCTGATCGCGCTCTACGCCTTCGCCACGACCCGCACGACGATCGGCAGGCAGGTCTACGCGGTGGGCGGCAACGAGCGTGCGGCCAAGCTGTCGGGCGTCATGACCGAGCGCTTGACCTTCTTCACCTTCGTCAACATGGGCGTGCTCGCCGCGCTCGCTGGCCTGATCTTCACCGCGCGACTGAACACGGCGACCCCGCAGGCGGGCGTCGGTTTCGAGCTGGACGTGATCGCGGCCTGCTTCATCGGCGGGGCCAGCGCCTATGGTGGCGTCGGCCGCGTGACGGGCGCCGTGATCGGCGCGATGATCATGGGCGTGATGAACAACGGCATGTCGATCCTGGGCATCGGCATCGATTGGCAGCAGGTCATCAAAGGCCTCGTGCTGCTCGGCGCCGTGTGCATCGACGTCTACAACCAGAGGCGCTGA
- a CDS encoding prolyl oligopeptidase family serine peptidase, whose translation MTYPKTRRVDIVEDHFGHSIADPYRWLEADARKDAEVKAWVEAQAEFAQEHLSKLPGREIFRQRLTALLDHDRLTAPYKRGNRYFFTRHAGLANQPVLVMREGPDGEDRMLIDPNGWSQDGADALAEWAPSADGARLAYATQDGGTDWRTIRVLEIDSGAILDDSVSQVRFSQIDWAVDGSGFFYSRFPGREEAGAFDAPVSGHAIYFHRLGTPQTKDRLVHATPDMPHLVNVIDVTEDGRYAAITSTPGAGGNALSVIDLTSEDWTPRVLVERLDHSWSMVGNVGSLLFLTTDEGGERGRVLAVDLDRPDTRFEEIVPEDEAVLNAAALIGGELITTYMKDAKSQVRRFALDGTPLGTIELPGIGTAGGFRGAMDDDEAFFVFTSSDAPTTIYRYDVSSGARTVWAKPDVPVDLDEIVLEQRFYASKDGTRVPIFILRRGDVTGPAPTILYGYGGFGISMVPYYAPHQIAWVEQGGVFAVANIRGGSEYGKAWHDGGRLKNRKNAFDDFIAAGEFLIAEGITPADGLAIQGESNGGLLVGAVTNQRPDLFAAAIPGVGVMDMLRFNRFTGGMLWMGDFGDPAKKEDFETILAYSPYHTIAEGRAYPAVLATTADTDDRVVPAHSFKYVAALQAADLGEKPRLLRVDVRSGHGAGKPLDKSIEEIADMWAFAAYWTGLKVAPRAD comes from the coding sequence ATGACTTATCCGAAGACCAGGCGCGTCGATATCGTCGAGGACCATTTCGGCCACAGCATCGCCGATCCCTATCGCTGGCTGGAGGCGGATGCGCGCAAGGATGCCGAGGTCAAGGCCTGGGTCGAGGCGCAGGCCGAATTCGCGCAGGAGCATCTTTCGAAGCTCCCCGGCCGCGAGATTTTCCGCCAACGCCTGACGGCGCTGCTCGACCATGACCGCCTGACTGCGCCTTACAAGCGCGGCAACCGCTATTTCTTCACGCGTCACGCCGGGCTCGCCAACCAGCCGGTGTTGGTCATGCGCGAGGGCCCGGATGGTGAGGACCGCATGCTGATCGATCCGAACGGCTGGTCTCAAGACGGTGCGGACGCGCTGGCCGAATGGGCGCCCTCGGCTGACGGCGCCCGTCTCGCCTACGCCACGCAGGACGGCGGCACCGACTGGCGCACCATCCGCGTTCTGGAGATCGACAGCGGTGCGATCCTCGACGATTCGGTCTCGCAGGTGCGCTTCAGCCAGATCGACTGGGCCGTGGACGGCTCCGGCTTCTTCTACTCGCGCTTTCCCGGCCGCGAGGAGGCCGGCGCCTTCGATGCCCCGGTGAGCGGGCATGCGATCTACTTCCACAGGCTCGGCACACCGCAGACGAAAGACCGGCTCGTGCACGCAACGCCCGACATGCCCCACCTCGTCAACGTCATCGACGTGACCGAAGACGGGCGCTACGCCGCCATCACCTCCACGCCCGGGGCCGGCGGCAACGCGCTCTCCGTCATCGATCTGACGAGCGAGGACTGGACACCGCGCGTGCTGGTGGAAAGGCTCGATCACAGCTGGTCGATGGTCGGCAATGTCGGCTCGCTCCTGTTCTTGACGACGGACGAAGGCGGCGAGCGCGGGCGCGTTCTGGCCGTCGATCTCGACCGCCCGGACACTCGCTTCGAGGAGATCGTGCCGGAGGACGAGGCGGTCCTGAACGCGGCCGCCCTTATCGGCGGCGAGTTGATCACGACCTACATGAAGGACGCCAAGTCGCAGGTCCGGCGCTTCGCGCTCGATGGCACGCCGCTGGGCACGATCGAACTCCCGGGCATCGGCACCGCTGGCGGCTTTCGGGGCGCGATGGACGACGATGAGGCCTTTTTCGTCTTCACCAGCAGCGATGCGCCCACCACCATCTATCGCTACGACGTCTCGAGCGGCGCGAGGACGGTGTGGGCCAAGCCGGACGTTCCGGTCGATCTCGACGAGATCGTTCTCGAGCAGCGCTTCTACGCTTCCAAGGACGGCACGCGCGTGCCGATCTTCATTCTGCGCCGCGGCGATGTCACCGGTCCTGCCCCGACCATCCTCTACGGCTATGGCGGCTTCGGGATCAGCATGGTGCCCTATTATGCTCCGCACCAGATCGCTTGGGTGGAACAGGGCGGCGTCTTCGCCGTCGCCAACATCCGCGGCGGGTCGGAATACGGCAAGGCCTGGCACGACGGCGGCCGCCTGAAGAACCGGAAGAACGCATTCGACGATTTCATCGCGGCCGGAGAGTTCCTGATCGCCGAGGGCATCACCCCGGCGGACGGGCTCGCCATCCAGGGCGAATCCAACGGCGGGCTGCTCGTCGGGGCGGTGACGAACCAGCGCCCGGACCTTTTCGCCGCCGCCATCCCCGGCGTCGGCGTCATGGACATGCTGCGCTTCAACCGCTTCACGGGCGGCATGCTGTGGATGGGAGACTTCGGCGATCCGGCGAAGAAAGAGGATTTCGAGACGATCCTCGCCTACTCGCCGTACCACACCATCGCGGAAGGGCGCGCCTATCCGGCTGTGCTGGCGACCACGGCAGACACCGACGACCGCGTGGTGCCCGCGCACAGCTTCAAGTATGTCGCGGCGCTGCAGGCCGCCGATCTCGGCGAAAAGCCCCGCCTCCTGCGTGTGGACGTCCGGTCAGGCCACGGGGCCGGCAAGCCGTTGGACAAGTCGATTGAGGAGATCGCCGACATGTGGGCCTTCGCCGCGTACTGGACGGGGCTGAAGGTCGCGCCACGCGCTGACTGA
- a CDS encoding acyl-CoA dehydrogenase family protein, with amino-acid sequence MQSTFADSFQDIRDAVRALCAEYPAEYHRRIDEARGYPEEFVDALTKAGWMAALIPEEYGGSGLGLTEASVIMEEINRAGGNSGACHGQMYNMNTLVRHGSEEQRRTYLPRIAAGELRLQSMGVTEPTAGTDTTKIKTTAVRKGDRYVINGQKVWISRIQHSDLMILLARTTPLDQVKKKSEGLSIFIVDLKDAIGNGMTVKPILNMVNHETNELFFDNLEIPAENLIGEEGQGFKYILTGLNAERTLIAAECIGDGYWFIDKVSAYTRERVVFGRPIGQNQGVQFPIAESFIEVEAANLMRFEACRLYDAGEPCGAQANMAKYLAAKASWEAANACIQFHGGFGFAAEYDVERKFRETRLYQVAPISTNLILSYVAEHMLGLPRSF; translated from the coding sequence ATGCAGAGCACTTTCGCAGACAGCTTCCAAGACATCCGAGACGCGGTTCGCGCGCTCTGCGCGGAATATCCGGCCGAGTATCACCGCAGGATCGACGAGGCGCGCGGCTACCCCGAAGAGTTCGTCGACGCGCTGACGAAGGCCGGCTGGATGGCCGCTCTGATCCCCGAGGAATACGGCGGCTCCGGTCTCGGGCTCACCGAGGCGTCGGTGATCATGGAGGAGATCAACCGGGCGGGCGGCAATTCGGGCGCGTGCCACGGCCAGATGTACAACATGAACACGCTGGTGCGGCACGGCTCGGAAGAGCAGCGCCGGACGTACCTGCCGCGTATCGCGGCTGGCGAGCTTCGCCTGCAGTCGATGGGCGTGACCGAGCCGACGGCCGGAACCGATACCACCAAGATCAAGACGACGGCGGTGAGGAAGGGCGACCGTTACGTCATCAACGGCCAGAAGGTCTGGATTTCGCGCATCCAGCACTCGGACCTGATGATCCTCCTCGCCCGCACGACGCCGCTCGATCAGGTGAAGAAGAAATCCGAGGGCCTGTCGATCTTCATCGTCGATCTGAAGGACGCGATCGGCAACGGCATGACCGTCAAGCCGATCCTCAACATGGTCAACCACGAGACCAACGAGCTGTTCTTCGACAACCTGGAGATTCCGGCCGAGAATCTCATCGGCGAGGAAGGGCAGGGCTTCAAGTACATCCTGACCGGCCTCAACGCCGAGCGCACGCTGATCGCGGCCGAGTGCATCGGCGACGGCTACTGGTTCATCGACAAGGTGTCGGCCTACACCAGGGAGCGCGTCGTCTTCGGCCGGCCGATCGGCCAGAACCAGGGCGTGCAGTTCCCGATCGCCGAAAGCTTCATCGAGGTCGAGGCGGCCAATCTCATGCGCTTCGAGGCCTGCCGCCTCTACGACGCGGGCGAGCCCTGCGGGGCGCAGGCCAACATGGCGAAGTATCTGGCCGCGAAGGCGTCCTGGGAGGCGGCCAATGCCTGCATCCAGTTCCATGGCGGCTTCGGCTTCGCGGCCGAATACGACGTGGAGCGCAAGTTCCGCGAGACGCGCCTCTATCAGGTCGCGCCGATCTCGACGAACCTCATCCTCTCCTATGTCGCCGAGCACATGCTCGGCCTGCCGCGCTCCTTCTGA